One Salvia splendens isolate huo1 chromosome 1, SspV2, whole genome shotgun sequence genomic window, TGGTCTTAACATCACTTGCTTGTTTTTACCAAACTACAGAGATAGCTTGGAAATATGGTGCAAAAGAGAAACGTTGTGGGAATGACTAAAACCTCGTGGTGTTGTTTCATTTTTATCCTGTGATTGTTAACTTGTTTTAAAATGGCAAGATACTAAACTAGTTGCGATCATGATTTGATCCTGTATAAGCTCCTACTGCCATTTTTCTCCTTAATTTCAACTCATCATTATTCCAAGATATTGAATCTTGAATAATCAATTCGATTGAAAAATGTGACATGAAACTGGATTCAGTTCGATTTCTTATCACAAACTTGTTCAAATTTAATTAGTCTGTTAGAAGTAAGGGACGTGAAAGAGAGGTGGTACTAAAGCTCGAGATAAATTTCTAATTTGTAGTTGGGATGCACACTTGAAGAAGAGAGccaaatagtactagtatatcaTTAATTGCCTTAACTTGTCATTTCTCTCTCCGCAAATAAATGTTTCtaattgaatttattcataCTTTTAATGATAATCCATTTTTTAAACCATTTCAATAACTCTTTATTTCCTCAGCACAATTAAAACTGGGTTTTAGGAGTATAATTTCAGTCATTTTTTCCCTCCCAACAATTAgccatttaaaatttttaaactgACAGTACATGCCAATGAGGATTATTTTTTGGAAAACAGGTGAGTGCTTTCAGCTTGAAATGCAAAATTTGTACTACTATTACTATTGCAATGATCTATAAGcaatattattatcataataCTCGTTTTTGTCTTATAATCTGTATTTCATGGAAAATTATTGGAAGAAATGTGTCAGCTCATTTTTACagaatatgaaaatataaagtaaaCACGGAAATCCATGAGCATTTTGGTGAAGTAAAAAATGCTTGAAACGATATTTTTGTTTCGAATAATCCAAACAACTAGCTTCgatttttttccaaaaactaaCACGCAAAAGCGAAAAGGattcataaataaaatggaaatgtAGCAGAGCGAGCGAACCCAAACTTTGAGCAAAAAAGAAGTGGGTTATCTAACGCTTTGACTGAATTTAAATCTATGCCTCCAGAACAAAGCCATCAGGAAATCGATCATCCAAGATGATCTCAGCTCCCTTGCAGCCGAAAGAAGAGGCAATTCTTTCAAAatctaaaacaaaacaaatgaaaaaaattgagatCTAAAATTCCATTCACCATTGCTGAATCGCACGAATGTGGGTGGAGATGTAGttattggagagagagagagaggtgggaTTATAAAGGGTATTGAATTCTAGGGTTTTGGTGTACAGTGGGCTGGGCCTCATTTGAATGAGTTCCTGGGCCCATTTTGTAACTAATACTTTGATCATTTTAATCTTGAGTTAATAAAACACACTCTACAACAACATTTAATTCTGCTGTATAATGTTCATTTTATCCAAATTGTTTGAAATCGTATTTAGCCCTTACTAAATTTTACGCAAATAAAGTCCAATTGTTGGAGGTTGGAATTTCagaaagaaatgaagaaaagttgtgacaaaaaaattgatttggaAATGAAAGAAAATGTTAAAATGGAGAATAGTAagaataagagaaaaaataaaatcaaatcttgCATAAAAATAGTACCTTTTAAGTTAGATTGATATATtgctttattttaaaaaagttaggagtactatatatattaCTGGTATGATTTTTGTATTGAAAGAAACTGTCTCAATATCACTACCaatatttttttgcatttgcatttgcatttgcTCTTACGTACATCCAAACATGGAATAAATAATTGGCAGGAAGAATTgcattttttctgaatttagaGTTTGAGATGATAATTTACTCTAATTCAATTTATTGATGCGGATTATTGTTGCAATTGCACAAAAATGCCGATTATTTGATAGTACTACTTTTATATGAATGAACATTGCTTGCTAAAACCAACTAATATGACATTCGATGCCAATCACTGACTAAAATATTTGGTCGTTTAGTTGTTAATTATTCTTGGATATGCTCGGCTCATTCGATGAAAGATAATTTATACGTATATTGAAATTCAAATATAGGAGAAATGGTAAAACGTGACGCAATATATTCCAATTAGTACTTTCTATTTTCTAAGTTGTGCCGGCTAATTTGGAACTAAGATACTCACTAGATTTCTTGACAATATGAATATGTTAAGAGTCTAgagtaaaaaacaaaatttacaaTGTGAGTATAATCTTGGATGCCATGCCATGATTCCCTAATAAAAAGTTTTGTATGTAACTACATAAAAAAACAAGACCGTTGCGTCTGTCGTCtgtaatttgtaataatattatACTAATGAGGATATATTTCCTGAAATCACAAATTTGGTGTTTgaacttaaaatttaattactaGTTAATATCACGAAATTATGTCTTACAGAAGATTTCTCACGAGTTCGATTTTTCCTTAATTGAATTCGATGTGGCCAATCGAAGAATGTAGTTGGACAATTCAGCCAATACAAAAAACGGCATCTGGTGTAAACGACGTCGTTCTGTGCGTTACTTATGATTATAATTTCCTCCCATATTTTGCCGGAATTGCAAATCGTTGAAAATTCACTACACTACATAAAAGTTCATGATTTCTGCGAACACATTTCAAGTTTgtaaaaaataccaaatttatgctaaagtttatagtaattatTAAGAGCAATACATTTTACCTATAACTAACAAAATAACAGCAGACAAGAATTTCAAATGAAAAACACAATATTAGAAGCCCCTCTCCTCTCTCCATATGTCGATTCACCTTAAACTATCAAACACAATCCACTACTTATAAATATCCCCAAAATGCATAAGCAAATCGAACTCAATATCATCAATTTCTATACTTAGCCAAATCGTATAGCTCTAACAATGGCCAACTCTCCTTCTCACTTCCAAAACGTACCCTCCCTTAATAAACACCATCTATGTTATGTAGTAATATAACAAGAGGGCCACACATGTTTGTTTGTGTTATACAGATTATAGCAGAAGTTGTGGGCACGTATGTTTTCGTATTCGCGGGCCGTGGGGCCGCTCTAGTCTACAGAGAAGACCCAACGGCATTGGCAGCCGCGTTCATCCCTGCACTTGCTTTGATGGCCATGATCTACGCCGTGGGCCACGTCTCCAGGGCCCATTTCAACCCTGCGGTCACTGTTGCGTTTGCAATGGCGCGTAGATTGATTGCCCTTCATCCAAGTAAGTGTCCTACTTCACTTTACCTGTTTCTTCTTTAGCCTGATTATTTATGTGCGATTTACCATATATTATAACTTATGTTCAAGTATAATAAAACACTCAAAAACGAATACAAGTCAACTAATTAAAGTGAGACGAatagaataatattttaattgggTAAGTGAGAAATTGATATAGGAAACTTGATCCCATTTTAAAGCGAGATTGAAATCTATAAGATGTCTTGTGACTTAGTATACTgatttatgatttaaatttcaTTAATATTTCTCTAACTCAAATTCGATTTTGCAGGTTCCAATCTATGTGTTGTCTCAATTATTTGGCTCAACACTAGCATCTTTTACACTAAGACTACTATTTAGACACCAAATAAACTTTGTACCAATGCTAACACAATACTCTCCGACTTCAACCTCCGATCTCGAGCCCATTGTGTGGGAATTCATACTCACTTTCATactaattttcaccattttcgGAGTTGCTTTAGATGATAGAGCGGTACATTTTTCACctgcttttttttttacttcgtAATTTTTCAGTCACAAATTATAAATCCTAGATATTAAAATTCTATGAATGACAGAATGGGGCACTATGTGGAGTTGCAATCGGGGGCGCGTTGCTGCTCAACACTCTCATCGGAGGGTAAGCGTGTTGATACCATAATATTCGGAGTTGTGACTACAATGATCTGTATCATCCTCAAGTTTAAATGTTTGTAATAGTAGAGATTAAAGCAAACAAAATACCAATATATAATAGTTTAAAAATTAGGACTCACAATTTCAAAGATGACAAGAAcacataataaataaattgattagTGTGAAGGCATGACACTATAATTTTATGTTAGATTCGTATAATTTCGTGACACAATAATTTTATGTCAAACTAActtgttcgtgttcgtgtttgtttaagaggattttcttaattttacaaaaaaaacaatgagtatgcttattttttaatgtgttaTTTCCAATATTGTTTTGAAACGGAAAGCAAAGGAAAACAGAATTAATACGAAATCACACCAATAATAATGTAATCATTTTCGtgtaaacaaaattaaaattttaaaataaatgaccGGAAATAATAATTTGAAATGTTTTAGTGTGTTTTTGCTATAAACTAAACATTAGGGACCTCATTGTATTAACacaataattaaatgtatcaaATGTATATGATCTAATGTCATGGGGTCTAAATGGAATTTATCCTAAATTCTGTAATCAAATCCCCAATCTCTCACTTCGAATCACACAATACCAAATTCCACTTTACCGCCACCGCCGACGTAACCTCGCCGTTTTAGCTTAATTTCAACGGTGTTCGTGAAATTTTCTGGTTCGTTCGTATAATTGTTGCGATTTATTTCAATTACTGAATCCGTCTCCATCTTTTCTGAGTTTCAGCTGCCTTTCAGAAATTGAGCAAATCCATATCTGAAAATGATACTACTATCGCATTAATGCAAAATTTGCTGTAAATTTTCAATACTGTGCTCGCCTTTTACTGTTACTTGATTGTCTGGATTGCTGAGGTAGAAAATTTTGATTGATCAAATTTCCAGAGCTAACAGCGTATAGACGAGAGGAGAGAGAAGCTCCGATAAAAAACACAGAAGAAATGGCCGAGAAATTAGCTCCTGAGAAAAGCCACAGCTACATTCAGAATGGTAATCATTTATAGAACAATAAATTTTCTATATAGATATGATGAAGAATGAACTTATGGAATTGCTGGTGTTTAGGGCAAAAGGTGTTCGACTGGGATCAGACGCTGGAAGAGGTGAATATGTACATTGAGCTTCCACCTAATGTTCCGAAGAAGTTATTTCACTGCAAAATTGATTCCAAGCATGTTGAAGTTGGGATCAAAGGGAATACGCCCTATCTTAATGTATGGTTTTGTGCCTTTTTCTTggaaaatttgtcccatttcttTCTGTGACTAGTTAGCTTTAATAGATGGCTGAGAATGATTTTGTCTCGTTTCCGTCACTGATGAATTGCAGCACGACCTTGCCTTCCCGGTGAAGACGGATTGTTCCTTTTGGACTCTTGGTATGTTCTTGTGCTCTGTTGTTTTTTACTTAAAAGGAAGATAtcagttttatttttttctaggaAAAGTTTATGGGATACCACTTTGGTAGATGAGGCTGTGAGTCTACATTGATAAGTCGTTTCTCCCTGGGAAATCATGGCGTAGAATATGGATGAGTATGATAGCTTTGTTGcttctttattaatttttcttgaTAGCTTTAGTGCTGTGGTACAAAGTTAACATAGAACAAAGTATCTTCCAAATTTTAGGGCTTGAGGATTGAATactttttttgcaaaaaaatataTCTTGAAACATTTGAAGAAGCCATATGTACTATGTAGTTAGTTATGTAGTAACTTCTATTTTATTGAGATGGTTTTTTGCTGTGCATCTTTTTAATAGAAACCAAGAGTTTAAGATTCTATATATCAGTAATCTTTGGAAGAACAAGTGTAAGAACTCAAAAGGAAtttgtaattatttaattgCTCAAGTATAGTTAAATATGGATAACTTTGAATCTACAAATCTGAGAAATCTGACTCCACCAATTATGGAATGCAATGCTAACATTTTCATTTGGACTAAAAGTCTCTGCAATGCTTAGAAATGAATCCTGTGACAACAAGTACATGCCCAAACTTTGACATGCTCATAAAATTGTCTGATGTAACGAAGCTATAGTTCTTGATGTTGGGGGAATTTAATGTGTTCTGGAATGCCCTGCGATTTCCCCTATCGCTATATGTGGCTATGTGCACAAAAGCATGGGCAATGGGTTCAGTTGATTCTCATGCTAAATTAATGTAGTTAACTTTACATGTGTGGATATCATTATATGCTAGTGATTGACTTTGTTTCCTAGTGCGTGACTTTAGCAGTATTTTCAAATTGGTATCTTGCAGAGGACAATATAATGCACATAACCTTGCATAAGAGGGACAAAGGTCAGACATGGTCTTCACCTATAATGGGCCAAGCCCAGTTGGATCCATATGCTGCTGATCTCGAACAGAGGCGTCTCATGCTTCAACGATTTCAAGAAGAGGTAGTACATCTTAATTCTTCACCGAAAACAACCCAGGTTTTATCTTTTGATTGTTTGATAGATGAAAGGTGAATGCTTTGGTAATATTTCAGTTAAAGGACATAACTTGTTTTTCATATATTTCTAGCAtgaaatatactccatccgtcccataaaaatagggactttggggacggcacgagttttattgcaaaattggtaaagtatgagagatgtaGAAAGAAAAGATTATTGGAATATTGTTAGTGGGGAATGGGGCCCACCtaataagagagagaaacataccaaaaaagaaagatgactatttttgtgggacagcctaaaatggaaaaagaagactatttttatgggatggagggattAGGACATACTACTACATATTACTATTTGCACCTGTATGTTCCATATTATAAGACATTTGAGTAATATCTAATTTTCTGTATAGTCATGTCATAGCTAGTTTTCTTAAGTTCCTGATCTATAATAGAAACTTTTATATAGCGAACCTCGTTGCATAAAATCTTCTTTTGTTGGATTCTGAAAGATTTGGTTCCCCATCAACACATATAAGCATATTGTAACGTCTAGAATCTCACATTTGCTTCTCCACTGAAATCTTTTCTGCAGAACCCGGGCTTTGACTTCTCGCAAGCTCAGTTCACTGGGAATTGCCCTGACCCAAAGACCTTCATGGGCGGGATCCGTTCTGGTTGATGCTCATCGGTCTCAAATTCTGTATATGTAGCATAATCCTTATCTGGACACAATCTCATTCCCTCTCACACCCATTGTTCTTGACTTCTTCTCAGATCTGTGTTCGAAGTTATATATTTACTGTGCTGTAGCAATGCTTACGATCGAAGATCTGTATAAGCACTTGTTAAGTTCCCAAATAAAAGCATTGTTCCTCTCTTTCCATATATCAAGATTTATTTGATGAACCTAACATATGTTAGTAAAGGAGAGAGGAAATAAT contains:
- the LOC121754615 gene encoding nudC domain-containing protein 2-like — translated: MAEKLAPEKSHSYIQNGQKVFDWDQTLEEVNMYIELPPNVPKKLFHCKIDSKHVEVGIKGNTPYLNHDLAFPVKTDCSFWTLEDNIMHITLHKRDKGQTWSSPIMGQAQLDPYAADLEQRRLMLQRFQEENPGFDFSQAQFTGNCPDPKTFMGGIRSG